The region CGTCCTGGCGGAGCCCGGCAAGTTCTGGATCGCCGACCACGAGGCGGGTTTCGCCTGGGTCAGGGTCCGGCTCGCCGCCCTGGAGGACGGCGACGAACTCCGCGACATCCTGGCCGACTCCTGGCGCCAGGCGGCTCCGCCCCGGCTGCTCGATGCCTACCCGGAGCTGGGACTTCCGAGGGCCGACTGACACGCATGTCCGCTCGGGTCCCCGCGGGTCCGCGTGGGGGCGGACTCAGGGGCGCGGTCGGCCCGAGGCGCTCAGGAAGCCGCCGATCCGCTCGCGCAGGGATCCCGCGTCGAGGCCGTGCGCGGTCAGGTGCTCGTCCACGGTCCCGTACCTGCGCAGCTCACGCCGACGGACTCCGAGGCCGAGGACACGGTGGGGTACGTCGGCGAGCGCGTCGCCCGCGGCGGCCGTGGACGTACCGGCCAGGTACGGCTCGACGAGGACGACGTCGGTGCCCGCCGCCTCCGTGGCGCGGCGCAGGGCCTGCCCGTCGAAGGGCCTCACGGTGGCCGCGTACAGGACGGTGACGTCGAGTCCCTCCGTGGCGGCGAGTACGGCGTCGAGCATCGGCCCGACGGCGACGACGACCCCTGCGCGCCCTTCCCGGACGGTACGGAAACGGGCCCCGTCGACCGGCAGGCCCTGCGCGTTGGACTGCACGGACAACCGCACGTACACCTTGTCGTCCCCGGCGGCGACCGCCTGCCGCAGCAGCTGCTCGGCCTCGTCCGGATGGCCGGGAACGTGCACGGTCCAGCCGTCCAGTGTGTCGAGCAGGGCCACGTCGCCGGGTGCCATGTGGGTGAAGCCTCCGGCGGGCCAGTCGAAGGACGCGGCAGCGCTCACCAGCACCGCGCCCACGTCCTGGTGTCCGAGGTCCAGCTTGACCTGCTCGAACGGCCGCTCGACGAGGAAGCTGGCGAAGGTGTGCACGACGGGCCGCAGACCGGTCAGCGCCAGGCCCGCGCCCGCCCCGACCAGGAGCTGTTCGCGGATCCCGACGTTGATCACCCGATCGGGATGCCTGCGCCGGGCTTCCGTGAAACCGTCCTTGCCGATCTCGGCGAGGACGACCGCGACCCGAGGGTCCTCGTCGAGCAGCCGCGTCATGACGGGGGCGAAACGATCACGCATGGTGTCCATGGAAGGGGGTCCTTTCGGGGGAGGGGGCACGGGATGAGGAGAGGGGTGCGTCCGGAGCCGCAGATGCCTTGCATGTCTCAGGTGCCGCAGGTGCCTCAGTCGTCCCGGGCGTCTCGGGCGTCTCGGATGCCTCAGGCGGACTTGGGCTCGACCCGGGCGACCACCACGTGCGGGCGACCCGGGTGGGGCGCGGTGAAGGCGGCGTACAGCGCCTCGTGGTCACGGCCGTCGACGGTCAGGGCGGACCAGCCCGCGGCCTCGAACCGGGCGGCGATACCGCCGGGCCGGGCATGACTGGCGGAGGAGTTGTCGATCACCACGGTGTGCAGCCGGTCGAGACCGGTCGGCCCGGCGTACGCGATCGCCTCGTGGTTGCTGCCCTCGTCCAGCTCCGCGTCGCCGACCAGCACCCACACACGGGGCTCGCCCAGCCCCTGCGCGCGCAGGCCCAGCGCGGTGCCGACAGCGATCGGCAGCCCGTGCCCCAGCGACCCGCTGCCGATCTCGGCACCGGGTACCAGCACCCGGTCCGGGTGGTGTCCGAGCGGTGAGTCGTACGCGCCGAAGTCCGACAGCCACTCCACGGGCACGAAGCCCTTGGCCGCGAGCACCGCGTAGTACGCCATCGGCCCGTGCCCCTTGGAGAGCAGGAACCGGTCCCGCTCCGGATCGTCCATCCGCTCGGGCCCGACCCGCAGCACCCGGTCGTAGAGCACCCACAGCGCGTCCAGCGTGGACGTCGCCGCGGGTCCGTGCTTCTCGTCGCCGGTCATCAGCCCCATCAGGCGGGGCAGGTCCTGGTACGGGTGTCGGCGTTCTGCCTCGATGATCGTCATGCCGACGATCGTGCAACCTCAATCAAACTTCAGGTCAAGTGTCGCCTCGAAGTCTCCTCCCCCCGTGGCCCCGCGCCCCGGTCGGCCCCGAATAAACGGATGCGCGACCATCGCCCCGAGTGCGGTATTGTTTCCGTGCGCGTTCGGCCAGGGGAAACCCCAGGTCAGACGGGCAACGGGACGTGGCGCAGCTTGGTAGCGCACTTGACTGGGGGTCAAGGGGTCGCAGGTTCAAATCCTGTCGTCCCGACCAGCTTCACAGCAGGTCGGAGGCCGTCTTCTCGGCGATGAGAAGACGGCTTTGTCGTGTCCGCTCCTTCACGGATCTCCAGGAGCCACCAGGTGACGGGCAGCTCGTAGATGCCGTACGCCTGTGAGTCCTCCTTGAACTTCAGCTCCGAGACGTCGACCGCGAGCCGCAGGGTCGGCACCCGACGGAACAGTGTGCTGAACACGATGTGGAGTTCGATACGGGCCAGCCGTTGCCCGATGCACTGGTCCGAGCCCCAGCTGAACGCGACATGCTGCGCCGCCCGGCGGGCGAGGTCGAGCTTCTCGGGCTCGGGGAACGCCGGCGGATCCCGGTCGGCGGCCGACAGGGCCGCGAGCTGGTCGGGGTTCTGGAGCAGCAGCGCGGTGCCCAGAGTGATCATGTTGGCGCTGGTGTCGCGGCCGGCGACGAGCAGGATGTGCTGCCCCAGGGAAGTGGCCTCCGCCAGGCTGAGATCGCCCTCCTTGAGGCGCGCGGCAAGGTCGGACAGGACGTCCTCGGCGGGGTCGTCCATCGTGGCCTCGATGAGCCCG is a window of Streptomyces sp. NBC_00271 DNA encoding:
- a CDS encoding MmcQ/YjbR family DNA-binding protein, with the translated sequence MPDADDVRRTALSLPDTAEKIAWSMPTFRVAGKMFATLPEEETSIAVRCPKEERDELVLAEPGKFWIADHEAGFAWVRVRLAALEDGDELRDILADSWRQAAPPRLLDAYPELGLPRAD
- a CDS encoding transketolase family protein, whose amino-acid sequence is MDTMRDRFAPVMTRLLDEDPRVAVVLAEIGKDGFTEARRRHPDRVINVGIREQLLVGAGAGLALTGLRPVVHTFASFLVERPFEQVKLDLGHQDVGAVLVSAAASFDWPAGGFTHMAPGDVALLDTLDGWTVHVPGHPDEAEQLLRQAVAAGDDKVYVRLSVQSNAQGLPVDGARFRTVREGRAGVVVAVGPMLDAVLAATEGLDVTVLYAATVRPFDGQALRRATEAAGTDVVLVEPYLAGTSTAAAGDALADVPHRVLGLGVRRRELRRYGTVDEHLTAHGLDAGSLRERIGGFLSASGRPRP
- a CDS encoding transketolase → MTIIEAERRHPYQDLPRLMGLMTGDEKHGPAATSTLDALWVLYDRVLRVGPERMDDPERDRFLLSKGHGPMAYYAVLAAKGFVPVEWLSDFGAYDSPLGHHPDRVLVPGAEIGSGSLGHGLPIAVGTALGLRAQGLGEPRVWVLVGDAELDEGSNHEAIAYAGPTGLDRLHTVVIDNSSASHARPGGIAARFEAAGWSALTVDGRDHEALYAAFTAPHPGRPHVVVARVEPKSA
- a CDS encoding cytochrome P450, with the protein product MICELLGVPYEDHEFFQEHAGVTNARFKTPQDAAETTRELRRYISGLIEATMDDPAEDVLSDLAARLKEGDLSLAEATSLGQHILLVAGRDTSANMITLGTALLLQNPDQLAALSAADRDPPAFPEPEKLDLARRAAQHVAFSWGSDQCIGQRLARIELHIVFSTLFRRVPTLRLAVDVSELKFKEDSQAYGIYELPVTWWLLEIREGADTTKPSSHRREDGLRPAVKLVGTTGFEPATP